A stretch of Blautia liquoris DNA encodes these proteins:
- a CDS encoding relaxase/mobilization nuclease domain-containing protein yields the protein MATTRLISMHQNKGMSIADCISERVDYALNPKKTGNGKYVSSHECDPKTVKGEFLLSKKIYSNITGREQGNDVILYQIRQSFKPGEITPELANQLGYELGMQFTKGNYAFFVATHIDKAHIHNHIIFNSTSLDCTKKFRDFLGSGRAIRKISDRICLENGLSIVENPKRGKNHYGKWLGNQKTVSHSEKIRIAIDEVLRKKPVDFEAFLSEMKLAGYEIKMGKHIGFKSQNQKNFIRLRSLGDGYSEEEIRTIIGGKKALSNRKVRTERTQSPVNLLVYIQAKLHAGKGAGYERWAKIFNLKQMAQTINYLTENNLLAYEDLEKKAHAVTNNFNQLSARIKDAEKRMTEISDLKKHIINYFKTRDVYMDYRKAGYSKKFYEEHTADLLLHKAAKAAFDSLVDKKLPTVKSLQMEYSELISEKKKAYANYHLAKKEMQNVLTAKANVDRLLGESIPEKEKEKFQGQR from the coding sequence ATGGCAACTACCCGCTTAATTTCAATGCACCAGAATAAAGGAATGTCCATTGCTGATTGTATTTCTGAACGTGTAGATTACGCTTTAAATCCTAAAAAAACGGGTAATGGTAAATACGTCAGTTCCCATGAATGTGACCCCAAAACTGTAAAAGGAGAATTTCTTTTGTCTAAGAAAATCTATTCCAACATTACAGGCAGAGAGCAAGGAAATGATGTAATACTTTATCAGATACGACAATCTTTTAAACCAGGGGAAATTACACCAGAACTTGCTAATCAATTAGGCTATGAATTGGGTATGCAGTTTACCAAAGGTAATTATGCCTTTTTTGTTGCTACACATATAGATAAGGCTCATATTCATAACCATATAATTTTTAATTCTACCTCATTGGACTGCACCAAAAAGTTTCGTGATTTTTTAGGTTCGGGCAGAGCTATCCGCAAAATATCTGACCGTATTTGTCTTGAAAATGGATTATCTATTGTTGAAAATCCAAAGAGAGGAAAAAACCATTATGGCAAATGGCTTGGAAATCAAAAGACGGTTTCCCACTCTGAAAAAATAAGGATTGCAATAGATGAAGTTCTTAGAAAAAAACCTGTTGATTTTGAGGCATTTCTATCAGAAATGAAATTGGCAGGATATGAAATTAAGATGGGAAAGCACATCGGTTTTAAGAGTCAAAACCAGAAGAATTTTATTCGCCTACGGTCTTTAGGGGACGGATATTCTGAGGAAGAAATCAGAACCATTATTGGTGGGAAAAAGGCTCTTTCCAATAGAAAAGTGAGGACTGAAAGAACACAATCCCCTGTCAATCTTTTAGTGTACATTCAGGCGAAACTGCATGCTGGAAAAGGTGCAGGCTATGAACGATGGGCAAAGATTTTTAACCTAAAACAAATGGCACAAACTATCAATTATCTTACGGAAAACAATCTACTTGCCTATGAGGATTTGGAAAAAAAAGCACATGCTGTTACAAACAATTTCAATCAGCTATCTGCTCGAATTAAGGATGCCGAAAAACGTATGACAGAGATTTCAGACCTAAAAAAACATATCATCAACTATTTTAAAACTCGTGATGTTTATATGGATTACCGCAAAGCAGGATACTCTAAAAAATTCTATGAAGAACATACTGCTGATTTGCTTTTACATAAAGCGGCAAAGGCGGCTTTTGACAGCTTGGTGGACAAGAAATTACCTACTGTTAAGTCTTTGCAAATGGAATATTCTGAATTGATTTCTGAAAAGAAAAAAGCCTATGCAAACTACCATTTAGCAAAAAAGGAAATGCAGAATGTGTTGACTGCAAAGGCAAATGTTGACCGTCTTTTAGGGGAAAGCATACCGGAGAAAGAGAAAGAAAAATTCCAGGGACAAAGATAA
- the ltrA gene encoding group II intron reverse transcriptase/maturase, whose amino-acid sequence METGHGTKYRQLHIEDYLRMVSAEQKEQAGVYAQGRITGNPDTNTDFWMDNLLDTILRSDNLNAAYKKVKANKGAGGIDGMQVDELLPYLREHQGELVRQVREGKYKPNPVRRVEIPKEEKDKVRKLGIPTVVDRVIQQAIAQELTPIYEEQFSDNSFGFRPGRSAHDALERCRKYINEGYIYAVSMDLQTYFDTVNHSKLIEVLSRTVKDGRVISLIHKYLNAGIMEDGGFQETTEGVQQGSPLSPLCGNVMLNELDKELERRGHKYVRYADDCLILCKSRKSAERTLENIVPFITRKLFLKVNLQKTTISHISKIKYLGYGFYRYKGKCRMRVHPKSVAKMKNQLRELTIRGNKWSNSEREEKLRSYVNGWINYYRYADMKSLMEQTDKWLRHRIRAVYWKQWKKVRTRYKMLRALYLSERKVHEMANCRKGVWRAAAMLNSALTKTIIVDRLGYPCMSAHYLKARVNY is encoded by the coding sequence ATGGAAACCGGACATGGAACTAAGTACAGACAACTTCATATTGAGGACTACCTGCGGATGGTATCTGCGGAACAGAAAGAACAGGCAGGAGTGTACGCCCAAGGAAGGATTACCGGGAACCCTGACACCAACACGGATTTTTGGATGGACAATCTGCTGGACACCATACTTAGAAGCGACAATCTCAACGCCGCATATAAGAAGGTGAAAGCAAACAAGGGAGCCGGTGGTATCGACGGAATGCAGGTGGATGAACTTCTGCCCTATCTGAGAGAACACCAAGGCGAGCTTGTCCGGCAGGTGAGGGAAGGAAAATATAAGCCAAACCCAGTCCGAAGGGTAGAAATACCCAAAGAGGAGAAAGACAAAGTGAGGAAGTTGGGGATACCCACCGTGGTGGACAGGGTAATCCAGCAGGCAATCGCACAGGAACTGACCCCTATTTACGAGGAACAGTTTTCAGACAACAGTTTCGGATTTCGACCCGGCAGAAGTGCGCATGACGCACTGGAAAGATGTAGGAAATACATCAACGAAGGATATATCTATGCAGTCAGCATGGATTTACAAACCTATTTCGACACGGTGAATCACAGCAAACTGATAGAGGTGCTGTCGAGGACGGTAAAGGACGGGAGGGTGATCTCGCTGATACATAAATATCTGAATGCCGGGATAATGGAGGACGGAGGTTTCCAGGAAACGACAGAGGGCGTGCAGCAAGGCAGCCCGTTAAGTCCGCTATGTGGAAATGTTATGCTAAACGAACTGGATAAGGAACTGGAACGCAGAGGGCATAAATACGTGAGATATGCCGACGACTGCCTGATTCTGTGCAAAAGCAGGAAAAGTGCAGAGCGGACGCTGGAAAACATTGTGCCATTTATCACGAGGAAACTGTTTCTGAAAGTCAACCTCCAGAAAACGACGATAAGCCATATCAGCAAAATAAAATACCTCGGCTACGGCTTTTACCGCTATAAAGGGAAATGCCGTATGAGGGTACATCCCAAATCGGTGGCAAAAATGAAGAACCAGCTAAGGGAACTGACGATCAGAGGAAACAAGTGGAGCAATTCGGAAAGAGAAGAGAAACTCCGAAGCTATGTGAATGGGTGGATTAACTATTACCGATATGCGGACATGAAAAGTCTGATGGAACAGACGGACAAGTGGCTGCGCCACAGAATCCGGGCGGTGTACTGGAAGCAATGGAAAAAGGTGCGCACGAGGTACAAAATGCTCCGGGCACTATACCTGTCAGAACGGAAAGTACACGAAATGGCGAATTGTCGGAAAGGAGTGTGGAGAGCGGCGGCAATGCTGAACTCTGCACTCACAAAAACAATCATAGTGGACAGACTCGGCTATCCTTGTATGTCTGCCCACTATCTGAAAGCACGTGTAAACTATTGA
- a CDS encoding ArsR/SmtB family transcription factor — translation MDERKYFQNINCFKALSDENRLMIIDMLSCGELCACDILEKFKITQPTLSHHMKILCSCGLVNARKEGKWTYYSLNSEEVEKFKMFLHTITSNKEDCICKK, via the coding sequence ATGGACGAAAGAAAATATTTTCAGAATATTAACTGTTTCAAAGCTCTATCAGATGAGAACAGACTTATGATTATAGATATGCTATCATGTGGAGAGCTTTGTGCTTGTGATATTTTAGAAAAATTTAAAATTACACAGCCTACATTATCTCATCATATGAAAATACTATGTAGCTGCGGTTTAGTCAATGCCCGAAAGGAGGGAAAGTGGACGTACTATTCTTTAAATTCAGAGGAAGTAGAAAAATTTAAAATGTTTTTGCATACTATTACATCAAACAAGGAGGATTGTATTTGTAAAAAATAA
- a CDS encoding helix-turn-helix transcriptional regulator, whose product MSKDQTKYDFKAMGQAIKQARISRGWTREQLAQEVDLAPRYIMSLENNGQHPSFQVFITLMTLFNISVDQFLFPDKESKKSTRRRQLDAELDELDEKDYIVMQATAKGLKKAKTEGIDSL is encoded by the coding sequence ATGTCGAAAGATCAAACTAAATATGACTTTAAGGCTATGGGGCAAGCCATAAAGCAAGCTCGAATAAGCCGTGGTTGGACTCGGGAGCAGTTGGCTCAGGAGGTTGACCTTGCTCCCCGATACATCATGTCTCTTGAAAACAATGGTCAACATCCAAGTTTTCAGGTTTTCATTACGCTAATGACACTTTTTAATATATCGGTAGATCAATTTCTTTTCCCCGATAAAGAAAGTAAAAAATCCACACGCCGTCGTCAACTAGATGCAGAGCTTGATGAGTTGGACGAGAAGGACTATATCGTAATGCAGGCTACAGCAAAAGGCTTAAAAAAAGCGAAAACAGAGGGGATTGATTCTCTATGA